DNA sequence from the Xenopus tropicalis strain Nigerian chromosome 4, UCB_Xtro_10.0, whole genome shotgun sequence genome:
GTATGCAACTTTATTTAAAGGTTTAAGATGGATACAGCAGaagaacctcaaaaaaaagttttcaaagcTCGGAAAACAATGAAAGCGAGTGATCGGCAACAATTAGACGCAGTACACAAGGCAAAAGAGGAATTGATAAAACCAACAGAGGTAAAGCTACTGAATGGAAATCATGAAAATGGGGATATGGATATAATTGCTGAAAATGATTTTgtgacagaaagaaaagaacttaATGGCATGATAGAGGTTAACTCTGAGCCTCATGAAGTTCCAATTGTTAAGCTTTCAGACATCAAGGAAGGTTTGATAAACCTTGAACAAACCAAAGACTTAAAACTAAAACTTGAACTTCAGCATACTGAAAGTCCTGTATGTCAAGACAATGAAACCAGTGCATCAGTTTGTGAAGATGCGGTACCTGTGTCTTCTGATAACAAGGAAGAACAACATGAAGTAACAAATACTGATgcagcacaagaagaagctgcTAGTTTACAGTCATTTGACAAGAAAACCACGGACACTGAATTGTCAGAAGAACAATCTGAGGTTAACAATTCTGGGGAAGAGGAAAGTCATATTGTGTTAGATGGAATTCATGAGCTAGAAGATGATATCCCTGAGGAAGATGTAAATGAAAGGGCATTCGCAGAAGAAAATATGGATGTAGAGCATAAGGAGCAAGAGAAAATTGTACAAGGAGAAGATGAAAATAATGACCTAAAAGATTCTACAGATGAACAGGGTGTACAATCAGATGTTGCAGAGGGAACAGAACTGTCAAGAAAGAAGGAAGAACAGCAAGAAACTACAGAGAATGTAAGCAAACAGGAAACAGAACCTGAGGGGAAAACTGAGAATGCAGCCTCTACTCCTGAGATCACTAATGATATAGCAGATGGACAACAAGAGGAAGAAGCCCCACAGGACATGGATATGGAACAAGAAGAGGGATGTTCAGAAGAAAAATCAGAAAATGTAGAAACTACAGCAGAAAATATAGAAACTCCAGCTGATGAACTTCAGCCAAATGAAGAGGCTATATCAAGCAGTATGGAAACTGACCAGAGTATAAAAGTTGAAGAGCAAAAATGTTCAGGTGTCCAAGAAGCTACTCTAGAAAAATCTGTTTCAGAAATACAGACAGCCTCTGGATTAGAAAGTCCAGACACAATGGAAACCGATGAAATCATTCCAATTCTTGAAAAGCTTGCACCAGTGGAAGATGAGCCTCTGGACTTtgaaaagaatcatttaaactcTGAAAGTATTGCAGATTCTGAAGAACAAAAGGCAGGAAATGAGGAAACCTCACCAAGCAAACAAGATAATAGAGAAACTCTACCCAGTGAAGCATTCCTCGTTCTTTCTGATGAGGAAGAACCAAGTGATGAACGCTCCTCACCAGTAGAAGAAAAAACAACATCGGCCCCACAAggtatagtatgcttttttcCCCCCCCTTTGGGGTTTATCTTTATCACAAATATAATTTTGTGTGTGGTCTGTTTGTTGTATTAAGGTACTGTTTAACTGTTTAATGCCTCGACCAGTTATTTGCTTGTAGGTCACTTACATCTTGAAAGATAATATTGTAAGCACTGCAAAAGCATGACTTGCTCACTATGCATCTATCCACGATATCAGCTTGAGGGGAGGTGGGGTGTGAGATGTAGGGTTGGCATCCCTCCAtattgcagtgcagcagtaaagagagatgTTTTAGAGCAAGTCATATGTCTGAGGGTACCTGGTAAAAATGGCTTGCCTTATGTTTATATTTCGAAATCAAATATAAAACTCTTCTTTTGAAAAACTGATGTCAGTACAGGATTCCACTTGAGAAGCACTAGTAACTTTTGAATTTTGAAAAGTGTTTCTACTTTCAATGTGCTGGTTTGGTACAACATCTTTCAATATAAGTATGTAATAAAGCTTCatggaatttatttattttttggcatAGAACTGTATCTGTTAAAGTTGACATCCATTGGTTAAGGTGTTATAACCATGCTTTTGAATTATCTTTCAATCTGTGTGGAGCTAAATGCTCAAATAAGAGCAAATAAGATTTACAGAATGTATGACCTTACATTAATTTATTTTAGAGGAggtttttgcaatttttctggCATTATTgtgatgttttggtttttttttgccttctaaTAGATGTGTATGGGAAGGTTGCATCTTGGACTTAATTTTTGCATGGCAACAAGATGGGACATAATTTGGATCAGTTAAAAAGGTCTTTGGATGAATAATATTACttttaatgttttacttttttttttttttatatatagctaTAGATGCTGATACTGAAACTGCTAAAAAGTCAGGAGAAAAAGAGggagaacaaaaagaagaaagTGTGAAGGAACCACAGGCTGAGACAAGTaggttattaatattttatttagcacCATTGTGTTACATGTTGTACATCAATCACTGTCGCAGTGGAAACGGTGTAAAACAAAGGGCGAGGGCACACGAAGcgtagatctgcttctctcagccctgctttTTTCCATCAGGCTGTGAGAAGCAGATACATTTtttacactgcctgtgtgcctgcactgaaaactacagaatccACTTCAGTGCAGCCACATGCAGCAAAACAGTGTGTAGGTCCCCCCAAAAATACCTGCTTTTGCACTTAACAGGCGGACTTATGTTTGCTCCACTGCATGTGACTGCACTGAAGTGGACTTTGTAGTTTTCATTGCAGGCACAAGGGCTGTGTAGAAAAGTGGATTTGCTTCTCACAGCCTGACCGAAAAACACAGGGTTTGAGAGAAGCATATCTGTGCTGCGTGACCTCGCCCTAAGGACAGGATGGCACACAGCGTAATACCATACCTTTAGTTGCCAAGGTGTTGTAGCTGTGTAGGagggtaaagaaaaaaaacatccatccAAACGTCCATCTATATGAAATGAAAATCATAGGCAAGCACCCAGTGCTGGCAAGTGATGGGCACATATCTCTCAGACACTTACAGGTGATTTTATTTCAAAGTGAATGGGGGGGTTGTTTTTCCTGTGTGCTTGTTATCAAGGGGTTTTGCCTGGAGATGCATACCACAGCTCTTGATAAAATGTTTGCAAGTAAAGCCCCGAGAGGGGCACTCTTACAAGTGTTGGGATCTTTAGATTCCACTAAAATAGTTTAAAGTCATATATGCAATATCAAGAAATTTCTGTCAATGCTTGGAACTTTCACAAACAAATTTGTTAAGGTCCGTATGCATTTTTTGTAGGTTTAGTGGTACTACTTACCGTCAACCAACCATTGTTGTTAAACCGATTGATGAAAAAATGTGCTTGCTGAAAAAttacatcttaaaaaaaaaaaaagatagtaaaaaataaagtaattttgCAGCAAACCATAAAAATCTGCTAATGGACCATGGATGGTCACTagtaagtaaatcagccctcaTAGTATGTAGTAAGTATATAGAGACTAACAATTGTTGTTCTCACATTAGATGCtcagatttcatatatttatataattataaactgACAATTCTTTACTTTGCCCCAACTAAATATATTTAGGCTAATTTCACCCTAggcatttttttctaaatgcaataaaaactccCAATATCACCTGATTCTGCCCTGTGTCTATAGTAAGTGATATATCTGACATCTGCCTGACAATGCACACACAGGGTAAATTTCAGATGAAAATACACACTTCATCGTATTTCTGCAAGAAGAGAAAATGGCTAGTTACATTAGTCTTATCTCTTAGTCTGATGTGCCATTCagctatcttaaaaaaaaaataaaaatgcctcaAACTACCTTCTGCTTGAAGCAGTCCTTATGCAGTTAGGTCTTTAATTATTGACTTTGCactaaatgaaaaaagaaactaCATTCCATAACCAGGATATTGGGTCATGGGGTTGGCACTGCTGTATTATTTAGCAACAATTTTTGATATTGGTACAGTATCACACTAAATGATTGTTTTGTGGTTTACTAATGATAATGGTGCcgttaatagtacaggtatgcgACCTAGTACCCAGAATATGCAGGACctacggttttccggataatggaccctccataatttggatcaccatagttttttacatttaattaaaatacatccttaacattaaataagcccagtaGGAGTttaacctccaataaggattaattatgtctttgttaggatcaagtacaaggtactctatGGTAGATGACTTTCCTGGATAGCAGATCGCATACCTGTAGTAGTGCTAATAGTTATTCAAAATTTAAGTTAGCTTTGTGTTTCTCCAGGTGAAGTTTCCCCAGATGAAGTTTCTCTAGGTGAAGTTTCTCGGCGGAAGCGTTCTAAATCTGAGGACTTCGAAAGTGAGAGCTCAAAGCGACGGCGTTATGAAGGGGAAGAATATGAGGCTGAATTACAAGTGAAGATTACAGCAGATGATCTCAACAAgaaattacaaaatgtaattgctttttaaaagtaaaatccTCTCCAAAGAGCTTCTGTTGACCCCAGTTTATGATTTAGTCTTTGGCTGTGGGTGGTGGTaaacttataaataaaaaatcatttaggaATAAAAGCACAAAGAAAACTTTGTAATAGTTGTAGCAATATACACATAGCAAGGGCTCAACATTATTTACAAATTATCAACAGCAAGAGACCTATGAATACGCATGACATTTAACCACTGTAAATCAATTTTATTCTAAACGGCTTATCTGTTATTTCCTACGAAAATGTGGGCCTTTCAACCGAACCCAGCCAGGTCCTGATCAACTTGTTTGCTGGATCCACTTATTTGGTAGGGTCATAGTGACCTGGATCTTAATATTTTGGGCAGACATGGACAGATAGTCACCAAGTATGGTCAGCTGTTCACCAAACCATTCAATATGTTTGTATTTGAGGCAAAAGAAAAATGTCATAATAAATCTGTGAATAATCATTGGCTGAGTGCCTGGCTCTCCATATGATGTGGTCTGCCAGTTATCTGCCCATTTATCCATCTGAACCCTGTTTTACTAGGCTTTTTATATAGTTTCACACAaacctaaaaaaatgaaaaattatatgTTAAAGTTGTCAACCCTGTATTAGCTGAATGATTTGTCTGCAGGTGATCCAGAAGATGCTTGAGGAGAGGCTAAGCACCTTGCAGTGTGTTGTCTTTGACAAAACCCTAGCTGATCTTAAGACCCGAGTGGAGAAGATAGaatgcaaaaaacatgaaaatattttgtATGCAATACAGGTAAGACTTTaaactatgtatgtataactatttataaagcactacaaggatgtGCAGCGCTGTAtgatcttacaatatacacagttacacacagggagcaCAATTGTtatagtaaatacaataaataagtataaatacacagagaataagtgccatgtggtatgagacacagtaggaaggaggtccctgccctgttagcttacagtctaagtgaataattttattattttgttagtTTAATAACATCTCTTAGCTTGCTCGGCACGTTCCTCTGTAGGGGCGCCCTCTGGTGACGTCACTGGCCTGCCGTGTTTCATCTTGGATGACTTTCTCAGATGACTCAATTAGGCCTGAAACACTGAAAAAACTCTGCAATGTGAAATTCTACACTATATGCTCTTAATGCTTTTCTCCCCTTGAGCCACCCTGTGCGATATAAGTTTGAGCCAACGGGGGACTGAACCAACTGAGACCTTGGCATACATTTGTATATTTGGAGCTGTTCAGCTAGCATAAAGTTGGGTCTTGGATGTGATTTGACCCTTGGGCTGAGTATTTAGAAGAGCCTGATTTTGGCAGCCTGTCAGGAATGCAGATATGTTTTGTCtttggatacttttttttttactaacaatCACTATAATCATGTAACCAAAAACTGCAATAATTAATTTTTTCCACTTTAGGCTAAAATTGCAAGGTTGACAAAACGCTTTGGTGCAGCAAAGGAAGACCTTAAGAAAAGACCAGAGGTAAGACAAACACATCACAAAACTTGTATAATCTAAAACAAAAATCTACTAAGAATTTGGCAGAGGAATGGGTGACTGCTCTCCTTTATTACGATGGCCAAAACATTCCAGGTTAAAAAGTTTTGTCCATGTGTAAAGATACATAAAGGGTCAATGAGCTACATGGCAAGAGCATTCTCGTGATACTAATATAGTCCAAAGAAAAATGTAGTTTGATCCCAGTCCTATTTTACACAGATGCTATCTTTTATTTCCTGTCAATCTAGGATAGCTATAGTCTTACattttatatgctttttttatGTTAACAAAGCAATCTACAGCGGTCAACCCAGCATCCCCAGGAAAAACTGTAAATGAAGCGTCAACTGCCAATAATTCCATGAACTACAGGTGAGCTAAGAATTTTAAAAACTCTGCATAGAGCCAAATAAACTGCTTACAAACTTGCCCTGCTTTCcacttaattatttttatattggtaAATActtggaatgcaccaaatcctctGTTTTGGCATCTGGCTGAATAAGAATTCTAAtttaaatatgcaatatgcataaccaaaagtcatgtgattaAAAGAGTTCAGGTTCAGGCCCTTGGATTTGGGCAAATTTAAGTTCTGCAGAAAAAAGCTTAGATTTAGCAAAATctagaatttggtgcatccctattaaatcCTCATTTTAGCCATTTGTATTCCTTTCTAAGGCAGAGTGTAACAACATTCGGGGAAAAAAGCTAACCCATTTGGAATGCAGTCACTTGTTCACTCTTCCTCACAGTAACTTATCCCAACCTACTACCTACCTTGGCTTGTTTAcatcacaaacaagccaaggcacacatacatgctaggccccatcagccaatgaatggacagagttctgccttttgctcccacactacttcctgttacatttagagctgaattatttctGGTGATGTGATCGGAggtagcacacagcccatcactaaatggtggctcaagggaaaagatgtaaaaggctaAAATtttcagtttggcgagattctttcaTAGAtcctttaatatgatataaactttctgttaaaggacaatgaaaggttaaaataaattaaaagttagtctaaaggcattctttttaagtacttactgcatatctaaattcccagattcctgcttgcttctctgagatatggtgctggcagcctacagcagtgtgaagactacagtgacatcactgaaatctctctccccttcctgtaggcggccagcggcagccttcctattctctgagcatgtgtgtaacttgatcctgtctcctgttctgagctacacatgcccac
Encoded proteins:
- the atf7ip gene encoding activating transcription factor 7-interacting protein 1 isoform X2, whose product is MFRFKMDTAEEPQKKVFKARKTMKASDRQQLDAVHKAKEELIKPTEVKLLNGNHENGDMDIIAENDFVTERKELNGMIEVNSEPHEVPIVKLSDIKEGLINLEQTKDLKLKLELQHTESPVCQDNETSASVCEDAVPVSSDNKEEQHEVTNTDAAQEEAASLQSFDKKTTDTELSEEQSEVNNSGEEESHIVLDGIHELEDDIPEEDVNERAFAEENMDVEHKEQEKIVQGEDENNDLKDSTDEQGVQSDVAEGTELSRKKEEQQETTENVSKQETEPEGKTENAASTPEITNDIADGQQEEEAPQDMDMEQEEGCSEEKSENVETTAENIETPADELQPNEEAISSSMETDQSIKVEEQKCSGVQEATLEKSVSEIQTASGLESPDTMETDEIIPILEKLAPVEDEPLDFEKNHLNSESIADSEEQKAGNEETSPSKQDNRETLPSEAFLVLSDEEEPSDERSSPVEEKTTSAPQAIDADTETAKKSGEKEGEQKEESVKEPQAETSEVSPDEVSLGEVSRRKRSKSEDFESESSKRRRYEGEEYEAELQVKITADDLNKKLQNVIQKMLEERLSTLQCVVFDKTLADLKTRVEKIECKKHENILYAIQAKIARLTKRFGAAKEDLKKRPEQSTAVNPASPGKTVNEASTANNSMNYSASTVRQMLESKRNVGETVTILQPSTTAQPSTPTTSSLPHRTPNTTTQVSVSQSTANTSLQGRAPPDWKLIQQRINASSIGTPQNSLNNQNKPLPPVTSAPVMTSVIPATTTATVVGNSQVSGSSSQPMSVSLQSLPVILHVPVAMQSQSQLMQGTTGTLVTNQQSGNVEFIPVQNPSSISNLTKASPVSLTPNKPVNSPSMPSPSIQRNSPGNSVSSTLTVQSIPTTHSVAQSSRPSLPSTASSGIYNQANNRTTSQLKSPLSGFNSPSSAEATSSSRELQTNRTSTSESVPSKRVVENSTAGGKPGGVIDLTLDEEDIEITSQDSRRTSTSGLSGNIQPQMISRPPQLPQPNALQSPSTSANIPSQATIHVLPTAQTTVNITQRPGTQMTRTSAPRTPNNQQMVYTTSSLPTAPIQTPVRNTVMQNLRQITPQTGGVPVRMQQTAAYVVNNGMTMGSSGPQLTVHHRPPQETARPIHPAPLPEAPQPQRLPQEAAGTSPPQKPHLKLARVQSQNGIVLSWSVLEVDRTCAIVDSYHLYAYHEDPNATSPSQWKKIGEVKALPLPMACTLTQFVSGSKYYFAVRAKDIFGRFGQFCDPQSTDVISTQSS
- the atf7ip gene encoding activating transcription factor 7-interacting protein 1 isoform X1, giving the protein MFRFKMDTAEEPQKKVFKARKTMKASDRQQLDAVHKAKEELIKPTEVKLLNGNHENGDMDIIAENDFVTERKELNGMIEVNSEPHEVPIVKLSDIKEGLINLEQTKDLKLKLELQHTESPVCQDNETSASVCEDAVPVSSDNKEEQHEVTNTDAAQEEAASLQSFDKKTTDTELSEEQSEVNNSGEEESHIVLDGIHELEDDIPEEDVNERAFAEENMDVEHKEQEKIVQGEDENNDLKDSTDEQGVQSDVAEGTELSRKKEEQQETTENVSKQETEPEGKTENAASTPEITNDIADGQQEEEAPQDMDMEQEEGCSEEKSENVETTAENIETPADELQPNEEAISSSMETDQSIKVEEQKCSGVQEATLEKSVSEIQTASGLESPDTMETDEIIPILEKLAPVEDEPLDFEKNHLNSESIADSEEQKAGNEETSPSKQDNRETLPSEAFLVLSDEEEPSDERSSPVEEKTTSAPQAIDADTETAKKSGEKEGEQKEESVKEPQAETSEVSPDEVSLGEVSRRKRSKSEDFESESSKRRRYEGEEYEAELQVKITADDLNKKLQNVIQKMLEERLSTLQCVVFDKTLADLKTRVEKIECKKHENILYAIQAKIARLTKRFGAAKEDLKKRPEQSTAVNPASPGKTVNEASTANNSMNYRSASTVRQMLESKRNVGETVTILQPSTTAQPSTPTTSSLPHRTPNTTTQVSVSQSTANTSLQGRAPPDWKLIQQRINASSIGTPQNSLNNQNKPLPPVTSAPVMTSVIPATTTATVVGNSQVSGSSSQPMSVSLQSLPVILHVPVAMQSQSQLMQGTTGTLVTNQQSGNVEFIPVQNPSSISNLTKASPVSLTPNKPVNSPSMPSPSIQRNSPGNSVSSTLTVQSIPTTHSVAQSSRPSLPSTASSGIYNQANNRTTSQLKSPLSGFNSPSSAEATSSSRELQTNRTSTSESVPSKRVVENSTAGGKPGGVIDLTLDEEDIEITSQDSRRTSTSGLSGNIQPQMISRPPQLPQPNALQSPSTSANIPSQATIHVLPTAQTTVNITQRPGTQMTRTSAPRTPNNQQMVYTTSSLPTAPIQTPVRNTVMQNLRQITPQTGGVPVRMQQTAAYVVNNGMTMGSSGPQLTVHHRPPQETARPIHPAPLPEAPQPQRLPQEAAGTSPPQKPHLKLARVQSQNGIVLSWSVLEVDRTCAIVDSYHLYAYHEDPNATSPSQWKKIGEVKALPLPMACTLTQFVSGSKYYFAVRAKDIFGRFGQFCDPQSTDVISTQSS
- the atf7ip gene encoding activating transcription factor 7-interacting protein 1 isoform X3, which gives rise to MDTAEEPQKKVFKARKTMKASDRQQLDAVHKAKEELIKPTEVKLLNGNHENGDMDIIAENDFVTERKELNGMIEVNSEPHEVPIVKLSDIKEGLINLEQTKDLKLKLELQHTESPVCQDNETSASVCEDAVPVSSDNKEEQHEVTNTDAAQEEAASLQSFDKKTTDTELSEEQSEVNNSGEEESHIVLDGIHELEDDIPEEDVNERAFAEENMDVEHKEQEKIVQGEDENNDLKDSTDEQGVQSDVAEGTELSRKKEEQQETTENVSKQETEPEGKTENAASTPEITNDIADGQQEEEAPQDMDMEQEEGCSEEKSENVETTAENIETPADELQPNEEAISSSMETDQSIKVEEQKCSGVQEATLEKSVSEIQTASGLESPDTMETDEIIPILEKLAPVEDEPLDFEKNHLNSESIADSEEQKAGNEETSPSKQDNRETLPSEAFLVLSDEEEPSDERSSPVEEKTTSAPQAIDADTETAKKSGEKEGEQKEESVKEPQAETSEVSPDEVSLGEVSRRKRSKSEDFESESSKRRRYEGEEYEAELQVKITADDLNKKLQNVIQKMLEERLSTLQCVVFDKTLADLKTRVEKIECKKHENILYAIQAKIARLTKRFGAAKEDLKKRPEQSTAVNPASPGKTVNEASTANNSMNYRSASTVRQMLESKRNVGETVTILQPSTTAQPSTPTTSSLPHRTPNTTTQVSVSQSTANTSLQGRAPPDWKLIQQRINASSIGTPQNSLNNQNKPLPPVTSAPVMTSVIPATTTATVVGNSQVSGSSSQPMSVSLQSLPVILHVPVAMQSQSQLMQGTTGTLVTNQQSGNVEFIPVQNPSSISNLTKASPVSLTPNKPVNSPSMPSPSIQRNSPGNSVSSTLTVQSIPTTHSVAQSSRPSLPSTASSGIYNQANNRTTSQLKSPLSGFNSPSSAEATSSSRELQTNRTSTSESVPSKRVVENSTAGGKPGGVIDLTLDEEDIEITSQDSRRTSTSGLSGNIQPQMISRPPQLPQPNALQSPSTSANIPSQATIHVLPTAQTTVNITQRPGTQMTRTSAPRTPNNQQMVYTTSSLPTAPIQTPVRNTVMQNLRQITPQTGGVPVRMQQTAAYVVNNGMTMGSSGPQLTVHHRPPQETARPIHPAPLPEAPQPQRLPQEAAGTSPPQKPHLKLARVQSQNGIVLSWSVLEVDRTCAIVDSYHLYAYHEDPNATSPSQWKKIGEVKALPLPMACTLTQFVSGSKYYFAVRAKDIFGRFGQFCDPQSTDVISTQSS